A stretch of DNA from Maridesulfovibrio sp.:
TGGGCTGCATGGGCATGAGCTATGGTCAGGGCCCCGCTGCTGACAGACAGGAAATGATAGCTCTTATCCGTAATGCGGTAGAAAGAGGAATTACATTCTTCGATACCGCCGAGACATACGGTCCGCACATCAATGAAGAGTTGCTGGGAGAAGCGCTGGCTCCGTTTAAGGACGAAGTGATAAGAGCCACCAAATTCGGGATAATGGTAGATTTCCAGAGCGGAAAGCAGATTCTGGACAGCAGTCCGGCCAGTATCCGTAAATCGGTGGAAGGATCACTGAAACGTCTTAAAGTGGAGACAATAGACCTGTATTACCAGCATCGCGTTGATCCAGAGGTATCAATCGAGGAAGTCGCGGAAACCGTGAAAGCGCTGATTGCTGAAGGAAAGGTCAGATATTGGGGCCTTTCCGAAGCAGGAGTCCAGACCATACGCCGGGCTCATGAAGTTCTTCCTGTAACCGCTGTTCAGAGCGAATATTCAATGATGTGGAGAGAACCGGAGGAAGAGCTGCTTCCCGTGCTGGAAGAGCTGGGAATCGGGCTTGTTCCGTTCAGTCCGCTGGGCAAGGGATTTCTTACCGGCAGGTTCGATAAGTCTTCCACTTTCGGCAAGGACGACTTCCGCAGTATTGTCCCGCGCTTCAGTCCGGAAAATCTGGATGCCAACCAGATTCTGGTTAAACTGATCCGGGAGATTGCCGCAGGTAAAAATGTTACTCCGGCGCAGATAGCCCTTTCCTGGGTGCTGAGCCGTAAACCGTGGATAGTGCCTATTTTCGGAACGACCAGCCTGCAGCGGCTGGATGAAAACATCGGGGCAACCGAAGTGGAATTTACCCAGGACGAACTACTCATCCTGGATAAAGCCCTTTCCGGAATAGAAATTTCAGGAGATCGTTATCCTGCGGAATTTGCGAAACGAGTTGGAAATTAACCTTAATCATAACTTAGACGACAGGCCTTTTCAGGCTTGTTGTGAAATGTCTCATCAAGGAGAAAGAACAATGGCGGATATCAACACTGATAACTTTTTCGGACGCGGAGAGGACAACACAGCTTACGCCAAGTATTTCGTAGGTAATAGTTTTCTCAATATTATCAACACTGAAGGTGTTTTCATCGCCAACGTGACCTTTGAACCGGGCTGCCGGAATAACTGGCACAGTCATGAAGCCAGCGAAGGCGGCGGTCAGATCCTGCTGTGTACCTGCGGACGCGGCTGGTATCAGGAGTGGGAAAAGCCTGCTCGCGCACTCAAGCCGGGTGACGTGGTCTACATCCCCTCCGGAGTAAAGCACTGGCACGGAGCCGCAAAAGACAGCTGGTTTTCGCATCTGTCCGTTGAGGTTCCCGGCGAAAACAAGAGCAACGAATGGCTTGAGCCGGTATCTGACGAAGATTACAACTCTCTGGACTAAATCCTTTTAGTCCAAGGTGTTAAGTCACAATTAAGACAGCATGGCGCGGAGTGAAATCAACTTCCGTGCCGTGACTTCATAATTACAGGCGCCGAGGCCCGGAGGGATTCTGCTTTTGAAGGTATCTTCGGGCCCCGGCGATATGCAGGGAGACGATCATGAATATTTTTGTGAGTCGTGTTGTTCCTTTGTTGTTTGTGGGATTCATATTCTGCTTGTTTATCCTCATAAAGGCTGGGGATGTAAAGGCTTCCGATGCCGGTAAAGACTCGGCCAATGGACTTGCCCTGTCCGATATGCAGGTAAAGATAACCTCCAAAGGCAAGACTGCCGTTTTCCGGCTCTACGACACGGTTGCTGCCAGGCAGTTTTATGATCAGCTGCCTCTCTCATTGGATTTAAGCAATTTCCGTGATGCGCAATGGATGTTCTACCCTCCCCAAAAGTTGAGCGTGGCCGCTGAAGAAGCCTATCATGACGGCAAAAAGGGTGAACTCAGCTACTATGAACCCTGGGGCGATGTGTTCATGCTCTACA
This window harbors:
- a CDS encoding cupin domain-containing protein — translated: MADINTDNFFGRGEDNTAYAKYFVGNSFLNIINTEGVFIANVTFEPGCRNNWHSHEASEGGGQILLCTCGRGWYQEWEKPARALKPGDVVYIPSGVKHWHGAAKDSWFSHLSVEVPGENKSNEWLEPVSDEDYNSLD
- a CDS encoding aldo/keto reductase, yielding MQKRQLGNSGLKVSALGLGCMGMSYGQGPAADRQEMIALIRNAVERGITFFDTAETYGPHINEELLGEALAPFKDEVIRATKFGIMVDFQSGKQILDSSPASIRKSVEGSLKRLKVETIDLYYQHRVDPEVSIEEVAETVKALIAEGKVRYWGLSEAGVQTIRRAHEVLPVTAVQSEYSMMWREPEEELLPVLEELGIGLVPFSPLGKGFLTGRFDKSSTFGKDDFRSIVPRFSPENLDANQILVKLIREIAAGKNVTPAQIALSWVLSRKPWIVPIFGTTSLQRLDENIGATEVEFTQDELLILDKALSGIEISGDRYPAEFAKRVGN